In a genomic window of Brucella anthropi ATCC 49188:
- a CDS encoding TonB-dependent receptor gives MNIRLNRGLMSSASALTLAVFVVTPALAQEAAKASSDAIVLDTVVVTGEKVARDIKNTASSVTVISAKEIDKEKTGDSSVAEVIANVPNVIYTDNVGAPIIRGQDTQGPNTGQNVFWGGTVPRATINLDGHYLNYNEYYFGATSVWDLDSIEVFRGPQTTSQGANAIAGAIIVNTKDPVFTREGAYQVEIGNYNTKRTSIMLNSPIYKDELAARLAIDYSGRDTFIDYVSPNFISEKTNQDFEALNARLKLLWEPAEIPGLTAKLTYSHNRSNRPSQEAASAPFDELEHLTTTMPSWKQDTNTGILDVGYDFGNGVKFYNQAQYSASSVHRHTGIANNGKADINQKNISNESRITFGEQEDVISGVAGIFYANTKSDEFMLLQGTTTFDDTKDNLGLFAEVSYRLDDQWTLTGGLRYQQDRVQRIGKSALAPTPLDYDETFSALLPKVSLAYAVTPDLTIGALVSKGYNPGGVSLNLNSRQWKPFEDETLWNYELFTRANLLDDKLTLTGNLFYMDFKNAQYNIPVVVSPGVAQSYTINAEKAHAYGLEMGLDYQLLSNLTIKTSAGILRTEIDEISSNVSYEGNEFAKSPGYMFSIGASWDATEKLNISGQVRHTDGYYSDLANTPTYVVDAYTIADARVSYDFHESLQLYGYVKNIFDERTPTYLQQNRGIGGIEASMTMPRTFGVGIKGTF, from the coding sequence ATGAATATCCGTTTGAATCGTGGCTTGATGTCCAGCGCCAGTGCACTCACGCTGGCGGTGTTTGTGGTAACGCCTGCGCTTGCCCAGGAGGCTGCGAAAGCCAGCTCCGACGCGATCGTGCTTGATACTGTGGTCGTGACGGGGGAAAAAGTCGCGCGCGACATCAAGAACACGGCGTCATCGGTCACCGTCATTTCGGCCAAGGAGATCGACAAGGAAAAGACAGGCGATTCATCCGTGGCTGAAGTGATCGCGAACGTCCCAAACGTGATCTATACTGATAATGTCGGCGCTCCCATCATTCGCGGGCAGGATACGCAGGGCCCAAACACAGGGCAGAACGTGTTCTGGGGCGGCACCGTGCCGCGCGCCACGATCAATCTCGATGGGCATTATCTGAATTATAACGAATACTATTTCGGCGCGACTTCGGTGTGGGATCTCGACAGCATCGAAGTGTTCCGTGGCCCGCAGACGACATCTCAGGGTGCCAATGCAATTGCAGGTGCGATCATCGTGAACACCAAGGACCCGGTATTCACGCGCGAAGGTGCTTATCAGGTCGAGATCGGCAATTACAACACCAAGCGCACCTCAATCATGCTGAACAGTCCCATCTACAAGGATGAGCTGGCAGCGCGCCTTGCAATCGACTATTCGGGCCGTGATACCTTCATCGACTATGTCAGCCCCAACTTCATTTCCGAGAAGACAAATCAGGATTTCGAGGCCCTGAATGCGCGGCTGAAACTGCTATGGGAACCGGCAGAGATTCCCGGCCTTACGGCAAAGCTGACCTATTCCCACAATCGATCCAACCGTCCAAGCCAGGAAGCAGCGTCCGCACCATTCGACGAGCTCGAACATCTAACCACGACCATGCCAAGCTGGAAGCAGGATACCAATACAGGCATCCTTGATGTTGGCTATGATTTTGGCAATGGCGTGAAATTCTACAACCAAGCACAATATTCGGCGTCGTCGGTGCATCGACATACCGGAATTGCGAATAACGGCAAGGCCGATATCAATCAGAAGAACATTTCCAATGAGTCTCGTATCACGTTTGGCGAGCAGGAAGACGTCATCAGCGGTGTCGCCGGTATTTTCTACGCCAATACCAAGTCGGACGAGTTCATGCTGCTTCAAGGCACGACGACATTTGACGATACGAAAGACAATCTGGGGCTTTTTGCCGAAGTAAGCTACCGGCTCGACGACCAGTGGACGTTGACCGGTGGGCTTCGTTACCAGCAGGATCGTGTACAGCGCATCGGAAAATCGGCGCTAGCGCCAACGCCACTCGATTACGACGAAACATTCTCCGCGCTCTTGCCAAAAGTATCGCTGGCATATGCTGTCACACCCGATCTGACGATCGGAGCACTGGTCAGCAAGGGTTACAATCCCGGCGGGGTTTCCCTCAATCTCAATTCAAGGCAGTGGAAGCCTTTTGAGGATGAGACGCTGTGGAACTACGAGTTGTTCACGCGCGCCAATCTGCTCGATGACAAGCTGACACTGACAGGCAATCTGTTCTACATGGACTTCAAGAATGCCCAGTACAACATTCCTGTCGTCGTCTCTCCCGGTGTGGCGCAATCCTATACGATCAATGCCGAAAAGGCTCATGCCTATGGTCTTGAAATGGGGCTCGACTATCAGCTTTTGTCTAATCTGACGATCAAGACAAGTGCTGGCATTCTCCGCACCGAAATCGACGAAATTTCGAGCAATGTGAGCTATGAGGGCAACGAGTTCGCCAAGTCTCCCGGTTATATGTTCAGCATCGGTGCAAGCTGGGATGCAACGGAAAAGCTCAATATCTCCGGACAGGTTCGCCACACTGACGGCTACTATTCCGACCTTGCCAATACACCGACCTATGTCGTGGACGCCTATACGATTGCCGATGCGCGTGTGAGCTATGATTTCCATGAATCACTGCAGCTTTACGGCTATGTGAAGAATATTTTCGACGAGCGTACCCCGACCTATCTGCAGCAGAACCGCGGCATTGGTGGCATCGAGGCAAGCATGACCATGCCGCGCACATTCGGCGTCGGCATCAAGGGCACGTTCTAA
- a CDS encoding IclR family transcriptional regulator, with amino-acid sequence MNENDLSDESDTTSEKRSGTIQSVSIAARFLRILANAETELALGEVARRAKTGGSTAHRYLQSLVKEGLAKQDAASGLYDLGPTALSIGIGALKRVDAVEIAAQHMKALSQRHAVSGGVAIWTDRGPTLVRWYRSAYFSVNPLALGDTLPIDNTACGLVFQAFLPKATVDAARKVQPAHFRGSPPAKSLLEQVRNERWSEMTSHLLSNVTGQAAPVFDAQREIVCVMTTVADLGQLRSEDERRALFHEASLVNQATGGRIVDGEGGDASD; translated from the coding sequence TTGAACGAGAACGACCTGTCCGATGAGAGCGACACCACGAGTGAAAAACGCTCGGGTACAATACAGTCGGTTTCCATTGCCGCGCGCTTTCTCCGGATTCTGGCCAATGCTGAAACCGAGCTTGCGTTGGGCGAAGTCGCCCGGCGGGCAAAGACGGGCGGATCGACAGCGCATCGTTATCTGCAGAGCCTGGTCAAGGAAGGCCTTGCAAAACAGGACGCTGCAAGCGGTCTTTACGATCTGGGGCCGACTGCGCTGAGCATCGGCATAGGCGCTTTGAAACGTGTGGACGCTGTGGAGATTGCGGCGCAACACATGAAGGCCCTTTCGCAACGACATGCCGTCAGCGGTGGTGTTGCTATCTGGACAGATCGTGGTCCGACGCTCGTGCGCTGGTATCGAAGTGCGTATTTCTCGGTCAATCCGCTGGCGCTGGGAGACACATTGCCCATCGATAATACGGCTTGTGGTCTGGTTTTTCAGGCTTTTCTACCCAAAGCTACGGTCGATGCGGCGCGTAAGGTACAGCCAGCTCACTTTCGGGGCAGCCCGCCGGCAAAGTCACTGCTGGAACAGGTGCGCAACGAACGATGGTCAGAAATGACCAGCCATCTTCTTTCAAATGTGACAGGGCAGGCCGCCCCGGTCTTCGACGCGCAGCGGGAAATCGTCTGCGTCATGACGACGGTGGCTGATCTTGGACAATTGCGAAGCGAGGACGAGCGGAGAGCGCTCTTTCATGAAGCGTCACTGGTCAATCAGGCAACTGGCGGAAGGATCGTAGACGGGGAGGGGGGCGACGCCAGCGATTGA
- a CDS encoding NtaA/DmoA family FMN-dependent monooxygenase (This protein belongs to a clade of FMN-dependent monooxygenases, within a broader family of flavin-dependent oxidoreductases, the luciferase-like monooxygenase (LMM) family, some of whose members use coenzyme F420 rather than FMN.), with amino-acid sequence MGEQRKLHIGMSLAPTWLSGDGWRHPDSNIEGTLGSDFYIDIARRAEAAKLDFVFRPDSLFMNHQIMETTPGFGSMDATLVMATLARETSHIGLLTTISTTFMPPYVVARQVQSLHWLSNGRAGWNIVTALDGNENFGLTEMPSSDERYAKAAEFTSVVRDLWKSFPGSALKRDRESGRFADTAAINPIDHDGTYYRVKGPLNVPSVQDAPIPLIQAGASPAGRDFAASVADAVFSATPDMEAAIDLRRNLRDRAQFHGRKSDDVRLLPGLSLYLASTRKEAEELFAYTHARGDRARKIAFIREMTGLDLSEWPANRLIRPADLPPPPEKVRSKTHAGLLRRLLQREELSLDELLRRPEVISAAHWQVIGTVEDAAKEIRKWFEAGAIDGFITAPGGSTGSMRLALDELMPRLSAEGLLRSEYSGNTFFGHLTE; translated from the coding sequence ATGGGTGAGCAACGGAAACTTCACATTGGTATGTCGCTGGCACCGACCTGGCTGAGTGGCGACGGGTGGCGGCATCCGGACAGCAACATCGAGGGGACACTCGGATCAGATTTCTATATCGATATCGCCCGGCGAGCCGAGGCGGCGAAGCTTGATTTCGTATTCCGTCCCGATAGCCTTTTCATGAACCATCAGATCATGGAAACCACTCCGGGCTTCGGCAGCATGGATGCGACGCTCGTCATGGCAACGCTGGCGCGGGAGACTTCGCATATCGGTCTTCTGACCACGATATCGACAACTTTCATGCCGCCTTATGTCGTTGCCCGTCAGGTCCAGTCCCTGCACTGGCTCAGCAATGGCCGGGCCGGGTGGAATATTGTCACGGCACTCGATGGCAACGAGAATTTCGGTTTGACGGAAATGCCTTCATCCGACGAACGCTATGCAAAGGCAGCCGAATTTACCAGCGTCGTGCGTGATTTATGGAAGAGTTTTCCCGGATCGGCCTTGAAACGTGATCGTGAAAGCGGCCGCTTTGCAGATACGGCAGCCATAAATCCGATAGATCACGACGGTACCTATTACCGGGTTAAAGGTCCGCTCAATGTCCCTTCTGTTCAGGATGCTCCCATCCCGCTTATTCAGGCTGGCGCGTCACCGGCAGGGCGCGACTTCGCGGCATCCGTTGCCGACGCCGTCTTTTCCGCGACCCCGGATATGGAAGCGGCAATCGATCTTCGCCGCAATCTTCGTGACCGTGCGCAATTCCATGGCCGAAAGTCGGACGACGTTCGCCTGCTTCCCGGTCTCAGCCTCTATCTGGCATCAACGCGGAAAGAAGCGGAAGAACTTTTCGCCTACACGCATGCGCGAGGTGATCGCGCTCGCAAAATCGCATTCATCCGTGAGATGACCGGTCTCGACCTATCCGAATGGCCCGCAAATCGTCTCATTCGACCAGCCGACCTGCCACCCCCACCCGAAAAGGTCCGAAGCAAAACCCATGCGGGATTGCTTCGGCGTTTGCTGCAACGTGAGGAGCTTTCGCTTGATGAGCTCTTGCGCAGACCCGAGGTCATCAGCGCCGCACATTGGCAGGTGATCGGGACGGTTGAGGATGCAGCCAAAGAGATTCGCAAATGGTTTGAGGCAGGCGCAATCGACGGCTTCATAACCGCACCCGGTGGCTCAACCGGCTCCATGAGGCTCGCCCTTGACGAACTTATGCCGAGGCTCAGCGCAGAAGGGTTACTGCGTTCAGAATATTCAGGAAATACCTTCTTCGGACATCTCACGGAGTAA
- a CDS encoding ABC transporter ATP-binding protein, with protein sequence MMQRLHADAVTLRYNDQIVVENLSVIIPDTSFTVIVGPNACGKSTLLRALSRLLAPASGKVVLDGRNISQFPAKEAARRLGLLPQTSVAPDGITVADLVSRGRYPHQSFLRQWSVKDEEAVALAMEATRISDLANRSVDELSGGQRQRVWIALVLAQETPILLLDEPTTYLDIAHQIELLELLAELNREGRTVVAVLHDLNHACRYASHLVAMRNGAIMAEGTPSEIVTEKLMEDVFGLASVIITDPVSGTPLVVPRGTTPQSP encoded by the coding sequence ATGATGCAACGCCTGCATGCGGACGCCGTTACATTGCGCTACAACGATCAGATTGTCGTCGAGAACTTGTCAGTCATTATTCCCGATACGTCTTTCACCGTCATTGTCGGCCCCAATGCGTGCGGGAAGTCCACATTGCTGCGTGCCTTGTCACGATTGCTTGCACCGGCCAGTGGAAAAGTCGTGCTGGATGGCAGGAATATAAGCCAATTTCCGGCAAAGGAAGCTGCGCGCAGGCTCGGTCTTCTTCCGCAAACCTCGGTTGCTCCCGATGGCATCACCGTTGCCGATCTGGTGTCACGCGGTCGTTATCCGCATCAGTCCTTTCTGCGACAATGGTCGGTGAAAGACGAAGAAGCGGTAGCACTCGCCATGGAAGCCACCCGCATTTCCGACCTCGCCAACCGTTCAGTCGACGAACTTTCCGGCGGACAGCGTCAGCGCGTCTGGATTGCGCTTGTGCTGGCCCAGGAAACACCGATCCTTCTGCTCGATGAACCGACAACCTATCTCGATATCGCGCATCAGATCGAACTTCTGGAATTGCTGGCGGAACTTAACCGCGAGGGCCGGACTGTCGTTGCCGTACTACACGATCTCAATCATGCCTGCCGATATGCTTCGCATTTGGTGGCCATGCGAAACGGGGCGATCATGGCGGAAGGCACTCCATCCGAGATCGTTACAGAAAAGCTGATGGAAGATGTGTTCGGCCTTGCATCGGTAATCATTACCGATCCGGTTTCGGGAACGCCGCTCGTCGTCCCCCGAGGAACGACCCCGCAATCTCCGTGA
- a CDS encoding TRAP transporter small permease: MTKLFKGLEGICRLLILAAFLLLMGAVLLQVYARTFLSSAPVWTEELTRFCLLYIGALGAGLALRSGDMVNVDLLCESLPGRMPWLLRLVSAALTVAFAAILLPAAWDYTMIGSRQTAPSLGWRMDFIHATQFILLVALGLWALMRIIEMLSGRHDGRPIPNSEEN; encoded by the coding sequence ATGACAAAACTATTCAAAGGATTGGAAGGCATCTGTCGCCTTCTGATACTGGCAGCATTTCTCTTATTGATGGGGGCGGTGCTATTGCAGGTCTATGCGCGCACGTTTTTGAGCAGCGCCCCAGTCTGGACCGAGGAACTGACCAGGTTCTGCCTGCTCTATATTGGTGCGCTCGGCGCGGGCCTCGCGCTGCGTAGTGGCGATATGGTCAATGTCGACCTTCTTTGCGAAAGCCTTCCCGGACGTATGCCGTGGCTTTTGCGACTGGTCAGCGCCGCATTGACGGTGGCTTTTGCGGCTATTCTTCTGCCCGCTGCGTGGGATTACACCATGATCGGCAGCCGTCAGACCGCCCCGTCGCTTGGCTGGCGCATGGATTTCATCCACGCAACACAGTTCATTCTTCTCGTCGCTCTGGGTCTCTGGGCACTGATGCGCATCATTGAAATGCTCTCGGGCCGTCATGATGGGCGCCCTATCCCCAATTCGGAGGAAAATTGA
- a CDS encoding TRAP transporter substrate-binding protein, translated as MKFRILTRLAATCAVLAIMGGTSLAQEVTLKLGHLANEENIWHKAALKFAEEVKSRTEGRVAVEVYPNESLGKEIDVINGMQLGTADMTITGESLQNWAPKAALLALPYAYKSLEHMDKIASGEIGKQIEAEIVEKAGIRPLTYFARGPRNLSANREITKPEELKGFKVRVPNVPIFVAAWQSLGANPTPMAFSEVFTSLQNGTIEGQENPLALFKSGGFYEVQKVVNKTEHVRSWIYLAISERSWGKLSEIDQAALQEAAKATQAYERELFIADEKALVTDLEGRGVKFVDVDQAAFADKARDAVINSVPQEIRPLVEQVFND; from the coding sequence ATGAAATTTCGGATTCTTACGCGTCTGGCAGCAACCTGTGCTGTTCTCGCTATCATGGGAGGAACATCGCTGGCGCAGGAGGTAACACTCAAGCTCGGCCATCTGGCCAATGAAGAGAATATCTGGCACAAAGCGGCACTGAAATTCGCGGAAGAGGTCAAATCTCGTACCGAAGGGCGCGTTGCCGTCGAAGTCTATCCGAATGAATCGCTCGGTAAGGAAATCGACGTCATCAACGGCATGCAGCTTGGCACGGCCGATATGACCATCACCGGTGAAAGCCTGCAGAACTGGGCGCCAAAAGCAGCCCTGCTTGCTCTGCCATATGCATACAAATCGCTTGAACATATGGACAAGATTGCCTCCGGCGAGATCGGAAAGCAGATCGAGGCAGAGATCGTCGAAAAGGCGGGTATTCGCCCGCTGACCTATTTTGCACGCGGCCCGCGCAATCTTTCAGCCAATCGCGAGATAACAAAGCCGGAAGAGCTGAAAGGCTTCAAGGTTCGCGTGCCGAATGTGCCGATCTTTGTCGCCGCATGGCAATCGCTTGGTGCGAACCCAACCCCGATGGCCTTCTCGGAGGTTTTCACCTCACTCCAGAACGGCACTATCGAAGGTCAGGAAAACCCGCTCGCGCTTTTCAAGTCTGGCGGCTTCTATGAAGTCCAGAAAGTCGTCAACAAGACGGAACACGTTCGCTCGTGGATCTATCTGGCCATATCGGAACGAAGCTGGGGCAAGCTTTCGGAGATCGATCAGGCTGCATTGCAGGAAGCCGCCAAGGCCACGCAGGCTTACGAACGCGAATTGTTCATCGCTGACGAAAAGGCACTCGTCACCGATCTCGAAGGCCGGGGCGTGAAGTTTGTCGACGTGGATCAGGCTGCCTTTGCCGACAAGGCGCGCGACGCTGTCATCAACTCTGTTCCGCAGGAAATCCGTCCCCTGGTCGAACAGGTTTTCAACGACTGA
- a CDS encoding GntR family transcriptional regulator, with protein MRSPLLQPKHVSVVDQLYATLRAAIIDNALSPGIRISEADVAQQYGVSRQPVREAFIKLANEGLLEVRPQRGTFVAKISLQAVMDARFVREAVEADIVKLLAQSPDQTLVTELRAQLVCQEKLVGGSARDFMEADEIFHRTLAEGADKGKAWRVVVEMKAQMDRVRFLSSMHFPVDRLIAQHRAVVEAIAGGDALQAEQSMRGHLRGILSDLPVIEQERPEYFL; from the coding sequence ATGCGAAGCCCATTGTTGCAACCGAAACACGTCAGTGTGGTCGATCAGCTTTACGCAACGCTGCGGGCTGCCATCATTGATAATGCATTGTCGCCAGGCATCCGGATTTCCGAGGCCGATGTGGCTCAGCAATATGGGGTTAGCCGTCAGCCTGTGCGTGAAGCCTTCATCAAGCTTGCCAACGAAGGGCTGCTGGAGGTTCGGCCTCAGCGAGGCACCTTCGTCGCGAAAATTTCACTTCAGGCCGTAATGGATGCGCGCTTCGTGCGCGAAGCGGTTGAAGCGGACATCGTTAAGCTTCTGGCCCAATCTCCTGATCAGACGTTGGTTACCGAGTTGCGAGCCCAGCTCGTTTGTCAGGAAAAGCTCGTTGGCGGGTCTGCACGGGATTTCATGGAGGCGGATGAAATATTTCACCGCACTCTGGCCGAGGGAGCTGACAAGGGAAAAGCCTGGCGCGTCGTCGTCGAGATGAAGGCTCAGATGGACCGGGTACGGTTTCTTTCCAGCATGCATTTCCCGGTTGATCGCCTCATTGCACAACATCGCGCAGTGGTGGAAGCAATTGCGGGCGGCGATGCCCTGCAGGCCGAACAGTCGATGCGAGGACATCTGCGAGGAATTCTGAGCGATTTGCCTGTCATCGAACAGGAGCGGCCCGAATATTTTCTGTAG